One stretch of Streptomyces sp. NBC_01363 DNA includes these proteins:
- a CDS encoding metallopeptidase family protein: MLEMTREEFEELVAEALDRIPPELTRLMDNVAVFVEDEPEPGDPELLGLYEGTPLTDRGEWYAGVLPDRITIYRGPTLRMCESREDVVAETEITVVHEIAHHFGIDDARLHALGYG; the protein is encoded by the coding sequence GTGCTGGAGATGACGCGCGAAGAGTTCGAGGAACTGGTCGCCGAGGCGCTGGACCGGATCCCGCCGGAGCTGACGCGGCTGATGGACAACGTCGCGGTGTTCGTCGAGGACGAGCCCGAGCCGGGTGATCCGGAGCTGCTCGGGCTGTACGAGGGCACGCCGCTGACCGATCGCGGCGAGTGGTACGCGGGGGTGCTGCCGGACCGCATCACCATCTACCGCGGGCCGACCCTCCGGATGTGCGAGTCCCGCGAGGACGTCGTCGCCGAGACCGAGATCACGGTCGTCCACGAGATCGCCCACCACTTCGGCATCGACGACGCGAGGCTGCACGCGCTCGGCTACGGATGA
- a CDS encoding DEAD/DEAH box helicase, which produces MPENIENDELVEAAEAVVAESADSIEADAPLAEQADSADADADAEPTVTFADLGLPEGIVRKLAQNGVTAPFPIQAATIPDALAGKDILGRGRTGSGKTLSFGLPTLASLAGGHTEKKKPRAIILTPTRELAMQVADALQPYGDVLGLKMKVVCGGTSMGNQIYALERGVDILVATPGRLRDIINRGACSLENVQVAVLDEADQMSDLGFLPEVTELLDQIPGGGQRMLFSATMENEIGTLVKRYLSNPVTHEVDSAQGNVSTMSHHVLVVKPKDKAPVTSAIAARKGRTIIFVRTQLGADRIAEQLVEAGVKADALHGGMTQGARTRVLEDFKKGYVNALVATDVAARGIHVDGIDLVLNVDPAGDHKDYLHRSGRTARAGKSGVVVSLALPHQRRQIFRLMEDAGVDASRHIVQGAGVFEPEVAEITGARSLTEVQADSANNAAKQAEREAADLTKQLERVQRRAGELREEADRLVARAARERGDDPEAAVAEVAAEAEAALAAAASVPEQPAARDDRRDDRGSYGRRDDRGGDRRDDRGGYRGSNDRVGERSGRPSGGSGYRGSNDRPSFRSSNDRPSGGFRSGGGDRRDDRGGRSFERRDNDRPSFNRDRRDDRPSGGFRSGGGDRRDDRGGRSFERRDNDRPSFNRDRRDDRPSGGFRSGGSDRPFNRDRRDDRPSGGFRSGGGDRPTGRRDDHRGGTGTGTGTGTFGRRDDKPRWKRNG; this is translated from the coding sequence ATGCCCGAGAACATCGAGAACGACGAGCTCGTCGAGGCCGCCGAGGCCGTCGTCGCCGAGTCCGCCGACTCCATCGAGGCCGACGCCCCCCTGGCCGAGCAGGCCGACTCCGCCGACGCCGATGCGGACGCCGAGCCGACCGTCACCTTCGCCGACCTGGGCCTGCCCGAGGGCATCGTCCGCAAGCTCGCGCAGAACGGTGTGACGGCGCCCTTCCCGATCCAGGCCGCGACCATCCCGGACGCCCTGGCCGGCAAGGACATCCTGGGCCGCGGCCGTACCGGCTCCGGCAAGACCCTCTCCTTCGGTCTGCCGACCCTGGCCTCGCTGGCCGGTGGGCACACGGAGAAGAAGAAGCCCCGCGCGATCATCCTCACCCCGACCCGTGAGCTCGCGATGCAGGTCGCGGACGCGCTGCAGCCCTACGGCGACGTGCTCGGCCTGAAGATGAAGGTCGTCTGCGGCGGTACGTCGATGGGCAACCAGATCTACGCGCTGGAGCGCGGTGTCGACATCCTCGTCGCCACCCCGGGCCGGCTGCGCGACATCATCAACCGGGGCGCCTGCTCCCTGGAGAACGTCCAGGTCGCCGTCCTCGACGAGGCCGACCAGATGTCCGACCTGGGCTTCCTCCCCGAGGTCACCGAGCTGCTCGACCAGATCCCCGGTGGCGGCCAGCGCATGCTCTTCTCCGCCACCATGGAGAACGAGATCGGCACCCTGGTCAAGCGCTACCTGAGCAACCCGGTCACCCACGAGGTCGACTCCGCCCAGGGCAACGTCTCGACCATGTCGCACCACGTCCTCGTCGTGAAGCCGAAGGACAAGGCGCCGGTCACCTCCGCCATCGCCGCCCGCAAGGGCCGCACGATCATCTTCGTCCGCACCCAGCTGGGCGCCGACCGCATCGCCGAGCAGCTCGTCGAGGCGGGCGTCAAGGCGGACGCGTTGCACGGCGGCATGACCCAGGGCGCCCGTACCCGCGTTCTTGAGGACTTCAAGAAGGGTTACGTCAACGCGCTGGTCGCGACCGACGTCGCCGCCCGCGGTATTCACGTCGACGGCATCGACCTGGTCCTGAACGTGGACCCGGCCGGTGACCACAAGGACTACCTGCACCGCTCGGGCCGTACCGCCCGTGCCGGCAAGTCCGGTGTCGTCGTCTCGCTGGCGCTGCCGCACCAGCGCCGTCAGATCTTCCGCCTGATGGAGGACGCGGGCGTCGACGCCTCGCGCCACATCGTGCAGGGCGCGGGCGTCTTCGAGCCGGAGGTCGCCGAGATCACCGGCGCCCGCTCGCTCACCGAGGTCCAGGCCGACTCCGCGAACAACGCCGCCAAGCAGGCCGAGCGCGAGGCCGCCGACCTGACCAAGCAGCTGGAGCGCGTCCAGCGCCGCGCCGGTGAGCTGCGCGAGGAGGCCGACCGTCTCGTCGCCCGTGCCGCGCGCGAGCGGGGCGACGACCCGGAGGCGGCGGTCGCCGAGGTCGCTGCCGAGGCCGAGGCCGCGCTCGCCGCAGCCGCGTCCGTCCCCGAGCAGCCGGCCGCGCGTGACGACCGTCGCGACGACCGGGGCAGCTACGGCCGCCGTGACGACCGCGGTGGTGACCGCCGTGACGACCGTGGTGGATACCGCGGGAGCAACGACCGTGTCGGCGAGCGCAGTGGCCGTCCCTCCGGCGGGTCCGGCTACCGCGGAAGCAACGACCGTCCGTCCTTCCGCAGCAGCAACGACCGCCCCTCCGGTGGTTTCCGTTCCGGTGGTGGCGACCGTCGGGACGACCGTGGTGGCCGTTCGTTCGAGCGTCGTGACAACGACCGTCCGTCGTTCAACCGCGACCGTCGTGACGACCGCCCCTCCGGTGGTTTCCGTTCCGGTGGCGGTGACCGTCGGGACGACCGTGGTGGCCGTTCGTTCGAGCGTCGTGACAACGACCGTCCGTCGTTCAACCGCGACCGTCGTGACGACCGCCCCTCCGGTGGCTTCCGCTCCGGCGGCAGCGACCGTCCGTTCAACCGCGACCGTCGTGACGACCGCCCCTCGGGCGGCTTCCGCTCCGGCGGCGGCGACCGCCCGACCGGCCGTCGCGACGACCACCGCGGTGGCACCGGCACGGGTACCGGCACCGGCACCTTCGGCCGCCGTGACGACAAGCCGCGCTGGAAGCGCAACGGCTGA